GGCAAGTTTTATCCCCGGAGCAGTTTTAATAATCTGGAGCGCTGGTCGAATCACGTCAGGACTCGTGAACACCGCTCCTCCTACCACTCCGTCAACCTCACCGTGGTAGAGCATCATGCAAGCGTAGTACATGGAGTTTCTGAGGAGCTCTTCGGCCTTCTCAAGCGTTACTCCTTTTTCTCGGCGAAGCTCAAAGAGCGACTGAACGTACACGGATCGCTTCGAATCCCTCAGGGGATTTCGAATCTCCACGCCCTCAAGATTCACACCTATGGATTTCGCCTTCTTGAGAATTTCTTCCTCATCCCCAAGGAGCACTATGGAAGCGATTTTCTCCTTCGTTGCCATACTTGCTGCCTGGAGCACCCGTTCGTCACTTCCCTCAGGAAGCACCACCCGTTTCCCAAGGTCCCGGGCCCTTTCGCGGATACGCGCAAGAATGTCCATGATTCTTCAGCTCCTTCCAGCCATTTGTGAACCGAATTTCTCGCGAAGTCGTCGCTCTACCCCAGGGGGAACGAGATCCCGAACGCACCCCCCAAAGCGAGCGATTTCTTTCACCACGGTGGAATTGAGGTAAGAGTACTCAGTACTCGTAGGAAGAAAAATGGTCTCGATTTCCGGAGCCATTTTGCGATTCGTCAGGGCAATTTGCGTCTCGTATTCATAGTCGGAAATGGCCCGCAGTCCCCGGAGTATCACCCGGCATCCCTTCGAGTGAGCAAAGTGGACAAGAAGCCCGTCGAAAACTTCCACTTCCACGTTTGGGAAGTCACGTACTGCCTCCTCAATCATGAGTTTTCGTTCCTCGACGGTGAAAAGAGGGACTTTATTCGGATTCCGAAGTACCGCCACGATGAGGCGATCGAAAATCTTTCGTGCCCGATTGATGATGTCCAGGTGACCGTTCGTTATGGGATCGAAGCTCCCCGGATAAATGGCCGTTATCACTGGGGTCCCTCCGTCTCTATGGACTTTAACCTCCCAAAAAGGAGTACACTCTTCCCATACCTTCGGACATCCAAGAGTTCAAAAAAGGAGAAATTCTGCCCCCGCCAGCTACTCCGGGAACACCGGAGCACCACAAGAGCATCACCTATGAC
The Candidatus Caldatribacterium sp. DNA segment above includes these coding regions:
- the coaD gene encoding pantetheine-phosphate adenylyltransferase encodes the protein MITAIYPGSFDPITNGHLDIINRARKIFDRLIVAVLRNPNKVPLFTVEERKLMIEEAVRDFPNVEVEVFDGLLVHFAHSKGCRVILRGLRAISDYEYETQIALTNRKMAPEIETIFLPTSTEYSYLNSTVVKEIARFGGCVRDLVPPGVERRLREKFGSQMAGRS